TCTCCTCCGTATCCGAAGAACCCTCCCGTCCCCGCATCCGCGTACCCCCTCAGACGCCCCGTTCGGCCAAGGTTCCTTGGGCGGAACGGGCGCGACGCACGGCCTCCCGCCACGTAGCGGCCATTTCTTCGAAAAATTCCACCGCCTCGCGCACGCGGACGGGGTCTTTGTGGACGTTGGCCGCGACGAGGTGATCCTTGTAGAAGCGGTACAGAGCGGCGAGTTCGCGGCCGGGGGAAAGATCTTCCCGTAGACCCGTCAAGAGGGAGTCGAGGACGTCCTGCATCTTTACGATGCGTAGGTGCGCCTCTTCGAGATTCCGACCTTCGAGTGCGGCAAGTGCGCGCCTCCCGTGCCTCGCACCGGCTTCGTAGAGGAGAAGG
The Brockia lithotrophica DNA segment above includes these coding regions:
- a CDS encoding Flagellar biosynthesis protein FliS yields the protein MAIEEPGYPREAAQAYEVQRVYSAPPEELVLLLYEAGARHGRRALAALEGRNLEEAHLRIVKMQDVLDSLLTGLREDLSPGRELAALYRFYKDHLVAANVHKDPVRVREAVEFFEEMAATWREAVRRARSAQGTLAERGV